A DNA window from Solanum lycopersicum chromosome 3, SLM_r2.1 contains the following coding sequences:
- the LOC112941089 gene encoding 14 kDa proline-rich protein DC2.15-like produces MASKNQASITLFLSLNLLFFALVSADCSTDILKFGACANILNDLVGVIIGTTPTSSCCSLIDGLVDLDVAVCLCTAIKADVLGINLDILISLNILLNVCGKKYPTGYTC; encoded by the coding sequence ATGGCTTCCAAAAATCAGGCCTCTATTACCCTTTTCTTATCACTTAATCTCCTCTTCTTTGCTCTTGTAAGTGCAGACTGTTCAActgatattttgaaatttggggCATGTGCTAATATACTAAATGATTTGGTGGGTGTAATTATCGGGACTACTCCAACTTCGTCATGCTGCAGTTTGATTGACGGACTGGTGGACCTAGATGTCGCGGTTTGCTTGTGCACAGCCATAAAAGCAGATGTGCTGGGAATTAATTTGGATATACTAATCTCTCTAAACATCCTTCTCAACGTCTGTGGAAAGAAATATCCTACTGGTTACACTTGttga